From the genome of Rana temporaria chromosome 8, aRanTem1.1, whole genome shotgun sequence:
TCCAACGTGTTTTGTTCCACCCATGGAGCTTAGTCTTTGATATGAAGCCCAGACTCCACCCAAGCCATGACTCCGACGCGTTTTGTCCCAGCCGTGTGGCTTAGTCATTGAGATGAAGCCCAGACTCCGCCCAAGCCACGACCTCCGACGCGTTTTGTCCCAGCCGTGTGGCTTAGTCATTGAGATGAAGCCCAGACTCCGCCCAAGCCACGACCTCCGATGTGTTTCATCCCACCCATGGGGCTTAGTCATTGAGATGAAGCCCAGACTCTGCCCAAGCCCTGACCTCTGTCGTGTTTCGTCCCACCCATGGGGCTTAGTCATTGAGATGGAGATTCCATTAATTAACCAGTTGCCTACCGtctcacaccgatatacgtcggcaggatGACTCTGCTGTGCGAAACCATGTGGGGGACCCGCCAGTGCGATCGCCGCTGGCTACCTGCGATCCCGGGCACACACAAatctctgttctgtcaggggagaggagacatatcatttgttgtctcctcccccagtcactcccatccctcccccagttagaaacacatccTTGTCTTCGGAACAGATGTCCCTCTTTAGGAAGTTTCCACACTATGGACAGGAGAGAGGGTGCTGACTTGTGTGACTCTTCTGGTGTCTGAGAAGTTTTACTTTacaagtgaaacatttcccgcactctgaacatgaaaaaggtcGCTCACCCGTGTGACCTCTGAGGTGTATAACAAGGTCCTCTTTCCTTCTGTAACACTTCTCGCACTCTGAACAGGAGAACGGTCGCTCTcccgtgtgagttctctggtgtTTATGGAGTCGAAATTTTAGCgaaaaacctttcccgcactctaaACATTGAAAAGGACGTTCGCCTGTGTGACTTCTTAAGTGAACAACAAGTTGATTTTTCCGACTGTAAAATTTCTCGCACTCGGGACAGGAGAacggcttctccccagtgtgccCTTTCATGTGTTCAATTAAGTTCCTGTGTTGTatgaaacctttcccgcactctgggCATGAAAATGGCATCTCACcggtgtgacttctctggtggaTGGTAAGTTCTGACTTTACTCTGAATGACTTCTGGCAGTGGGAACATGAGAACGGCCTCTCACCGGTGTGGCTCCTCTGGTGTACAATAAGGTGGGATTTACTTATAGACAGTTTCCCACACTCTGAGCATGGAAATAGCTTTTTGGTGTGGGCTCCCTGATGTGTGGTATGTTCAGATGTATGAATAAAAGGTTTTCTGCACTCCAAAGATGACAAGGAACTCGTATCTAAGTGAATTTTCTGATGGCTCCAAAGAATGTATTTCTGATTAAAGCGTTTCCCGCACTCtggacaggaaaacggcttctcgccCGTGTGGATTCTCAGGTGTTTAATGAGGCTCTCTTTCCGCGACAAGCATTTCCCACACTCTTGACAGGGAAAATTCTCGCCGGTGTGGATTCTCAGGTGTGATGTGAGCTTGTCTTTCCGCgaaaagcatttcccgcactcttcACAGGGAAAGTTCTCACCGGTGTGAATTCTCATGTGTCTTC
Proteins encoded in this window:
- the LOC120909764 gene encoding gastrula zinc finger protein XlCGF17.1-like, translated to MRIHTGENFPCEECGKCFSRKDKLTSHLRIHTGENFPCQECGKCLSRKESLIKHLRIHTGEKPFSCPECGKRFNQKYILWSHQKIHLDTSSLSSLECRKPFIHTSEHTTHQGAHTKKLFPCSECGKLSISKSHLIVHQRSHTGERPFSCSHCQKSFRVKSELTIHQRSHTGEMPFSCPECGKGFIQHRNLIEHMKGHTGEKPFSCPECEKFYSRKNQLVVHLRSHTGERPFQCLECGKGFSLKFRLHKHQRTHTGERPFSCSECEKCYRRKEDLVIHLRGHTGERPFSCSECGKCFTCKVKLLRHQKSHTSQHPLSCP